In a genomic window of Punica granatum isolate Tunisia-2019 chromosome 6, ASM765513v2, whole genome shotgun sequence:
- the LOC116211518 gene encoding uncharacterized protein LOC116211518, giving the protein MSFQNFPNHHWHNHYRQAGPPMAYVHEDESFPNHHGHNLHHHAGPPAAYVYEEGERGKIAPARAQMAYEYERTPSWNQEEKRNSIAQEDVDREAEEFILIEHKKFERNRGLTMKNG; this is encoded by the coding sequence atGTCGTTCCAAAACTTTCCCAACCATCATTGGCACAACCATTACCGCCAGGCGGGGCCTCCTATGGCGTATGTCCATGAAGATGAAAGCTTTCCCAACCATCATGGGCACAACCTTCACCACCACGCGGGGCCTCCTGCGGCTTATGTATATGAAGAAGGCGAGCGAGGTAAGATAGCTCCAGCCAGGGCCCAGATGGCATATGAGTACGAACGCACACCGTCGTGGAAccaagaagagaagaggaacAGCATTGCCCAGGAGGATGTTGATCGAGAAGCCGAGGAGTTCATCCTCATAGAGCACAAGAAGTTCGAGCGAAACAGGGGGCTAACCATGAAGAACGGGTGA
- the LOC116209779 gene encoding uncharacterized protein LOC116209779: MGNLPRSVVSRKPTDTMRIILTSFAGVLFGFFIGVSFPTLSLTKFNLSSSLLPEADLSKLEGEKTGILNVPVSNAPTESPHLNDTSKIWVSSNPRGAERLAPKIIAAESDFYLHKLWGNPSEDLTSRPRYLVTFTVGYDQRNNIDAAVKKFSENFTIVLFHYDGRTTEWDEFEWSKRAIHISARKQTKWWYAKRFLHPDIVAAYDYIFIWDEDLGVENFDAEEYLKLARKHGLEISQPGLEPNRKITWQMTKRRDDREVHKETEEKPGRCPDPHLPPCAAFIEIMAPVFSRDAWRCIWHMIQNDLVHGWGIDFALRKCVEPAHEKIGVVDAQWVVHQSLPSLGSQGEKYEGHSPWRAVRLRCRKEWFIFDDRMKKAERAYFSSMGIDPPKLKSL; the protein is encoded by the exons ATGGGCAATCTCCCACGCAG TGTAGTTAGTAGAAAGCCTACTGATACTATGAGGATAATTTTGACAAGCTTTGCCGGAGTACTTTTTGGATTCTTCATTGGAGTTTCTTTTCCTACTCTTTCATTAACAAAG TTTAATCTCTCATCAAGTCTTCTTCCCGAGGCTGATCTCTCAAAATTAGAAGGGGAAAAGACAGGGATCTTGAACGTACCAGTTTCAAATGCTCCTACTGAATCCCCACATTTGAATGACACATCAAAG ATCTGGGTTTCCTCAAATCCACGTGGGGCTGAAAGATTGGCACCGAAAATTATTGCTGCTGAATCGGACTTTTATCTGCACAAATTGTGGGGTAACCCCAGCGAG GATTTAACCAGCAGACCGAGGTATCTTGTGACCTTTACTGTTGGTTATGATCAGAGAAACAATATTGATGCTGCAGTCAAAAAG TTTTCAGAGAACTTCACAATTGTTTTGTTCCACTACGATGGCCGAACCACCGAATGGGATGAGTTTGAGTGGTCCAAGCGGGCTATACACATTAGTGCTAGAAAGCAGACAAAATG GTGGTATGCAAAGCGATTTTTGCACCCAGACATAGTGGCGGCATATGATTACATATTCATATGGGATGAAGATCTTGGTGTCGAGAATTTTGATGCGGAAGA ATACTTAAAATTGGCGAGGAAGCATGGGTTGGAAATCTCTCAGCCTGGTCTTGAGCCAAACAGAAAGATAACATGGCAGATGACTAAAAGAAGGGATGATCGTGAAGTCCACAA AGAAACCGAAGAGAAGCCTGGGAGGTGTCCTGACCCACATCTACCTCCATGTGCAGC GTTTATTGAGATCATGGCTCCCGTGTTCTCAAGAGATGCATGGCGCTGTATCTGGCATATGATTCAG AATGACTTGGTCCATGGATGGGGTATCGACTTTGCCCTCAGAAAATGCGTAGAG CCTGCCCATGAGAAAATCGGAGTCGTTGATGCTCAGTGGGTGGTTCATCAATCTTTGCCTTCGCTCGGAAGTCAG GGAGAAAAATACGAGGGGCATTCGCCGTGGAGAGCG GTGAGGTTGCGGTGTCGAAAGGAGTGGTTTATATTCGATGATCGAATGAAGAAAGCTGAGAGGGCTTACTTCAGCTCTATGGGAATCGATCCTCCCAAGTTGAAATCACTCTGA